The window aggacgtcgggcccctaaggggggtggattgtgacatcccacatcactcaggggagtgatccttaaatgtatattcccatccttacttagcacgaggccttttgggagctcactggcttcgggttccttaggaactccgaagttaagctagaagggggctagagcaatcccatgatgggtgacccactgggaagttgctcgtgagttcccaaaaacaaaaccgtgagggaatggtaagcccaaagcggacaatatcgtgctacggtggtggaacgggctcgggaagtgatccgccccgggacgggatgtgacaaactgacacaccccgaccgagatcggagcgtgctggccgtcacacagaggtgacgtagccatgtgcacatgcggaagctaataaagtagtaatataaaagttcgaataattaaaaactagcatacaaagtactagaataagtgctagaaagtgagatacaatttcagagcaggtctatagcagcccaaacaaaactacaacagtagtacgcccgaaggcgaccctacaatgtggagtgtctgtcagaacgccgaaaagctctcaagggaaaccactgcaacggctaagcaactagaacctagaggggtgcaaaacaaaagcgtgagtgggcaaaaacaaagctctttgaaaatcattcgtaaaaatactttctaacccctcgccgtaaaacctgtatacttcccagaaaatatatatacgtatgtataaatatgccaaacatgttCAAGGGTATAACATTcgtgctcaagaatatgccatgctaAAGTCTCAtaatgaatgtaagtgcccaggcataaatcatatcaacatcataacatctggcagccggagtcacctaacgtgacctgtacggctgcatctagagctcaaatctcaactctataactgaacctgcccacgagtcggaaccactctaggtggtctgtacgacaggcctgggtgtaacatatatatacgctctagtgctacgatcacatgaagactgtgcgaataatcgcgagtcacctacgagtcggaaccacctaatgtggtatgtacgacaggcctatgcacctaacttggatccaagctgagcgtgtggtgcgggaggtgaacatcacgtgaaggactgtgccctactctgggcgggagcactaacaccgggggtgcaggttatgagctctctctaggcatctcaaaccactactgaaacataaacgtgaatgtcacttacctggcacttacctctgcgtccacagcacccaatatgcgtaagtatatgtatgccactaataatgcatgcaatgatgcgtaaacgataataataacgtgcatggcataatgtaaataaccctttttaaatcaatttctgggaatataaatgtatataggtatatacggaaaacaaaagcccactcactgatacgtggaagggtcgtagcccccctgcctcgcgtgaccatgctcgtcctcggggtacgtgtcacctatatgcgaaataactgtCCACACAACCCAagaatcggccaacttcgaaccaagctaacccgacgtccaaactcgtccaacgaagtacttctaagctccttgggacctcactaagacaacTATGAGCTGAAAAGGGTATGGctgtgctcgcctcgacctcacaagttcaatggtgtccttggtttcctcgatctgtgatggtttgggtgttttttatgtttgtccgtacgtcgaaggaagaagaagaagaaagggagagagagagacacgggacagagacagagggagagggagagtgtgacagtgtgtgtgtgagtgtgtgtgtgtgtggtccatcCTCTCATActcgtcctcgtcatgctcaacgaccactcccgacaggctcctcgtcatctccggtcacctagatcaatcattaactttccgactctttttcagatccatttcacaaccaactttcatataaaatataccaaattgaagctgggagtgacaagattacgattttacctgaatcgaggccaaaatgtggtcgaatgtggccagaaaatggcctggaagtctcggcctgtttgggcttcttcaaatccatgacagattcgagcattcaaagctaagatctcggtctagggatggtgatgaattttttggcggtgctaacttcatccaatttaacgagggttggtcggaaaacacatcgggaaacctgcaactcattgggaaaattggagccgtgaggttccattcgaacaacgcatagctagagagggaaggaggacagagaaatagatactgaaatcaataaggagtttgaccaggaatgagaaagagacatgaattgagagatctaaaaggaaaaaaagagggagagggtgggacgatgagagaagaggaaaagagtgggacggaaatggtaggaaaagatgaagaaaaagataagatcataataaaatattaataatttatatattaaataatataatattagaatttgttattatccagcttcttagtccaatactgcaccaaacgcttcactaagttagtccagtttagtctagtctaagccagtccaacttagtccttgaaactaatccagtccgagatagtccggcgcaacaaacgccggTTTTAAAAGTGCTAGATTTAATGGTCCTAGTctcaatagttttttttttttttttttttcgtgaagCCTGAAGTGTCCCACATTTTGAAAAGTAGGAGTGATTTCTAATGGAATCTAGAAAGACTAAAGGTATATCAACTCACTCCTGATCATAATCAATTGGAACacgtcctttaagctatttatAAGCCTATTTAAGTGAAACTTGGAAAAATACTTTAAGTGtttcttgcatttttattaaggattgttccaaaaatatttttaccaaaatcaagttttaatcattttttacaCAATGCTTTATAATGTTAGCATGAAAATTAACTTTAAACTATGAGGTGAAAGAAAGTTCAAAAAAAGTCTCATGCACTTTGAAAAAGTCATCTTATCATTTATTTCGAAACCTTTCCCAGCGATAAGTGGAGATACAAAATTTGAGTGTACAATTGCTTTATAGCTCAAATATTTAGGGTTTACACATTAGGTCTAGTGTTTGATACTTGGCTCTCCCAATGACCGTTCCACAAAGTGACATCATACGAACCCAAGCAAGAGAACCACAAATGGAGTAAATAATTTTGTTCTGGAAATCTTGCCAAATGCTTCCATTATTTAAACTTGAGCTATATATAGTTATACGCGCACTCAAACCCTAAACATGTCACCAAATTCTGTTGCTAGATACATGCATGAACTGTGTTCATCAAAATTTATTCAGCAAAATGACTCAGCTAGTAGTGCTAAATTAATTCAGATTTGAGATCACTCTAAACctgatttattacttaatcataattaatttaGCAACTTCCAGCGGCGAATACAATCTTCCCTCCGGCAACATCGTACACCACTTCAAACCCTTTCTGCTGAAAATTCCCAATGATCCCCGGCTGCCGATCTTCGGTGTTAGGAAGAATCGCCAAGCAAACCTGCGAAGTATCAACTATCACAATCACTGTCCCCGCCGATTTCAATTCCAAAGTAAGCCCGCCACTGAACGTAAACGCTACCGCCGGAAACCCAAGACAGTTCAGGGGGTACTGGACAGTTGCTACGACCTTACCACCGGAAACAGTTCCGGTTTTTTCCACCGGAACTCTCATCGACTCGGGGACAGTGATAACGCGGCTGCCGGCAGCGGCGTACACCGCGATGAGAGACGCTTTTAGGGAAGGGATGAAGAGGTATGGGGAACCCAAGACAGTTGAGGGGGTACTGGACACTTGCTACGACCTTAGAGCGTATAACTTGGAGACGGTCTCGTTTCCGGCGGTAGCGTTTACGTTCAGTGGCGGGCTTACTTTGGAATTGAAATCGGCGGGGACAGTGATTGTGATAGTTGATACTTCGCAGGTTTGCTTGGCGATTCTTCCTAACACCGAAGATCGGCAGCCGGGGATCATTGGGAATTTTCAGCAGAAAGGGTTTGAAGTGGTGTACGATGTTGCAGGAGGGAAGATTGGATTCGCCGCTAGAAGTTGCTAA of the Pyrus communis chromosome 1, drPyrComm1.1, whole genome shotgun sequence genome contains:
- the LOC137707433 gene encoding aspartyl protease family protein At5g10770-like, whose protein sequence is MIPGCRSSVLGRIAKQTCEVSTITITVPADFNSKVSPPLNVNATAGNPRQFRGYWTVATTLPPETVPVFSTGTLIDSGTVITRLPAAAYTAMRDAFREGMKRYGEPKTVEGVLDTCYDLRAYNLETVSFPAVAFTFSGGLTLELKSAGTVIVIVDTSQVCLAILPNTEDRQPGIIGNFQQKGFEVVYDVAGGKIGFAARSC